A genome region from Halomarina pelagica includes the following:
- a CDS encoding site-specific integrase → MTGEYRWSQQSLADLQYLYWRDIAPDREADGFNPETERPSYQWLVEHGFGGIQYALREHHDLTVKEFFVDVVGIPDDQQGFVWPTEDEATQQALASFLDRLRHRQGRTESRVRTVRSHLAKYVRAYRDVHGHARLLEQLGDTSARPAEIQRVLAAMDAVGTALGTDASRLEYLGDVQRFYRHLQNRGHAAYNPLANASEEFGWERSEPDNPTLTAADVRALYQAAETTEERLVIVGLAAWGLRPAELTALSVSQVTLDPDDPHLTFDDRKNGPGTVALIYGLDVLADRVDELDDSDEDTPEWNGYLFPSQRSSTGHIAQGTLRSRFDTLATRAEVTVDGRAPTPKMGRRFWYATYTRATAAILESLQAVADDQGSTSPEVVLRNYLSEERRRALRRQFMRARLSNAFTSRPDSQSSSPTHSIMTHR, encoded by the coding sequence ATGACGGGGGAGTACCGCTGGAGCCAGCAGTCGCTGGCGGATCTCCAGTATCTCTACTGGCGGGATATCGCACCCGACCGGGAGGCCGACGGATTCAATCCCGAGACAGAGCGTCCGTCGTACCAGTGGCTCGTCGAACACGGCTTCGGCGGGATTCAGTACGCGCTGCGCGAGCACCACGACCTCACAGTGAAGGAGTTCTTCGTCGACGTCGTCGGCATCCCGGACGACCAGCAGGGGTTTGTATGGCCCACGGAAGATGAGGCAACGCAGCAGGCACTGGCGAGCTTCCTCGACCGACTCCGCCACCGCCAGGGTCGGACCGAGTCACGTGTTCGAACCGTTCGGTCGCACCTCGCGAAGTACGTCCGGGCGTACCGTGACGTCCACGGGCACGCACGTCTGCTCGAGCAGCTGGGCGACACGAGTGCGCGGCCCGCGGAGATCCAGCGGGTGCTCGCCGCGATGGATGCCGTCGGCACTGCCCTCGGGACCGACGCCTCCCGGCTTGAGTACCTCGGGGACGTCCAGCGGTTCTACCGCCACCTGCAGAACCGAGGCCACGCCGCCTACAATCCCCTCGCGAACGCCAGCGAGGAGTTCGGCTGGGAACGCTCGGAACCGGACAACCCCACGCTTACGGCCGCAGACGTTCGTGCCCTGTATCAGGCGGCCGAAACCACTGAGGAGCGACTCGTCATCGTCGGCCTCGCCGCGTGGGGATTGCGGCCCGCCGAATTGACGGCCCTCTCTGTCTCCCAGGTAACGCTCGATCCCGATGACCCGCATCTCACGTTCGACGACCGCAAGAACGGGCCCGGAACGGTCGCCCTCATCTACGGCCTTGACGTTCTTGCCGATCGCGTCGACGAACTCGACGATAGTGACGAGGACACTCCCGAGTGGAACGGCTACCTCTTTCCCTCGCAGCGCTCGTCGACGGGCCACATCGCGCAGGGAACGCTCCGGTCGCGGTTCGACACCCTCGCTACCCGCGCCGAGGTGACCGTCGACGGCCGCGCACCGACGCCGAAGATGGGGCGTCGGTTCTGGTACGCAACGTACACGCGCGCGACCGCCGCCATCCTCGAGTCGCTCCAGGCGGTCGCCGACGACCAAGGGAGCACAAGCCCCGAGGTCGTCCTCCGCAACTACCTCTCCGAGGAACGTCGCCGAGCACTGCGCCGCCAGTTCATGCGAGCCCGTCTATCCAACGCATTCACTAGCCGTCCTGATAGCCAGTCATCATCGCCAACTCACTCGATCATGACTCACCGCTAA
- a CDS encoding PadR family transcriptional regulator produces MTLFELTGFQRDLLWVIAGFDQPSGQQLKTELEAHTDREITHGRLYPNLDTLVNRGYVEKGQIDRRTNYYELSEEGQEALAARHDWEDDYLPFTTSPST; encoded by the coding sequence ATGACACTGTTTGAGCTGACCGGATTTCAGCGCGACTTGCTGTGGGTGATCGCTGGCTTTGACCAGCCCTCGGGCCAGCAACTCAAAACGGAGCTCGAAGCACACACAGATCGTGAGATCACCCATGGGCGATTGTATCCCAACCTCGATACGCTCGTCAATCGGGGGTACGTCGAGAAGGGACAGATCGATCGCCGAACGAACTACTACGAACTCTCGGAGGAGGGCCAGGAGGCGCTTGCCGCGCGCCATGACTGGGAAGACGACTACCTCCCATTTACCACCTCCCCGTCAACATAA